A single Triticum dicoccoides isolate Atlit2015 ecotype Zavitan chromosome 2A, WEW_v2.0, whole genome shotgun sequence DNA region contains:
- the LOC119355346 gene encoding uncharacterized protein LOC119355346 → MATLRRQPSLEFDVKVVRVAGVEARLEGSLFVRYYVPAGDGRRRIRVDTREVPCGAGGDDVLWGERVRFQLAGNAGAVAAPGKVAFELRWRPRPSSSGLAAFLGTGRPSSRVLARAELALSASAESWLRLSPASRELGGGCKAPKLLVEVKILHGVAAADRVVVQARKFGGVNECCRGGERCGSCGWVGTEEDMFLAATFTQ, encoded by the coding sequence ATGGCGACCTTGCGCAGGCAGCCGAGTCTGGAGTTCGACGTCAAGGTCGTGAGGGTGGCCGGCGTAGAGGCGCGGCTCGAGGGTAGCCTCTTTGTGAGGTACTACGTCCCGGCCGGCGACGGGAGGCGGCGGATCCGCGTGGACACGCGCGAGGTCCCGTGCGGCGCCGGGGGCGACGACGTGCTCTGGGGAGAGCGCGTGCGCTTCCAGCTGGCGGGCAACGCCGGGGCCGTCGCCGCGCCGGGCAAGGTCGCGTTCGAGCTCCGGTGGAGGCCGCGCCCATCGTCGTCCGGGCTCGCGGCGTTCCTGGGGACAGGGAGGCCGTCGTCGCGCGTGCTGGCGCGGGCCGAGCTCGCTTTGTCGGCGTCGGCGGAGAGCTGGCTGAGACTCTCGCCGGCGAGCCGGGAGCTGGGCGGCGGGTGCAAGGCGCCCAAGTTGCTCGTCGAGGTCAAGATCCTCCACGGCGTAGCGGCTGCCGATCGCGTGGTCGTGCAGGCGAGGAAGTTCGGCGGCGTGAACGAGTGCTGCCGTGGCGGCGAGCGCTGCGGCAGCTGCGGGTGGGTCGGGACCGAGGAGGACATGTTCCTGGCGGCGACGTTTACTCAATAG